GAATTCTTGCGCATCGCGGTCGAGCTGCCGCTTGTAGCGGCGCTCCAGCAGCTGCAAGAAGCCGGCGACCATGCGTAACGGCTCCTGCAAGTCGTGCGAAGCGACGTAAGCGAATTGCTCCAACTCGGCGTTCGAGCGCTGCAGCTCGGCCAGCAGATGGGCACGCTCCTTTTCGCTGATCCGCCGATCGCTGACGTCCCGAATCACCGAGATGACCCCTTGAACCTTGCCGCTGCGGTCATACAGCAACGAAGCCCTAACCTCGGCCGGAAAAACACCGCCATCCTGTCGGCGCAAGATGTACTCGCCGCCGCTGAGGGTGCCCTCACTGAAGGCCTTCTCCATCTCCAGCGCCACTCGCGCCGTTTCCTCCGGGGCAATCAACTCAAACAGCTTTCGTCCAATCGCCTCCTCCGCGCTCGCGAAACCGAACATAGCGACCCCCTGGCGGTTGAGCGCGCAAACGTTGCCCTCCGCATCGACCAACGAGATGCCATCGGGAGAAAGCTCAACCAGCTGACGGTAGCGCTCCTCGCTTCCGCGCAGCGCCTCGCTGCTGCGGTTGAGCGCTTCGAGCATATCGTTGAACGCCGCTTGCAGTGAGGTTACCTCACTGCTGCTGCTGCTGCTGAGCACGGCGCGTGCCAAGAGATCACCGCGCTGCACACGGCGAGCGACTCGAGCCAAGTCTGTGATGGGTCGGACCAGAAGCCACCCGGCGCCGAACGCCAGCGTCGCGAACAGCAGCGTTGCCGCGGCAAAGATGGCGGTGATGGTGCGCGCCAACTCGGTCAACGGCCGAAACGCGAGCGCGGTGGGCTGGTCGAGCAGGAGGTGCCAGCCGCTGCCGCGATAGCCGAGGTAGCCGCTCTGGCGCGCGTCAGCTCGCATCAGCGGCTGGCCCGCTTCCGGGGTGATCAGCTCCGCGGTGTCGCCGAAGGCGTTGGGAGCGAGCACCGGGCGCTGCGCGCGTTCGGGCGGCAGCGGCTGTCCGATCTCGTCACGCCGTTCGGTGCGCGCCGCAATGATGATCCCGCGCGATCGACACCGATGCTGTGCCCGCACAGATCGGCCAGCCGCCCGATCTCAGGACGCGCCACGATCGCCTCGACCCCGGCGGAATCGTCTACCTTGATAACGAACACCAGATCGGCGCCTTCGAGATCTAACTTGATCAGATCGAACAATGCGAAGCTGTTGGAATCGAGCTTTCCGGCCATCACATCGCGCAACGAGGCGGCGTAGTCGGGGTTGGTATCGATCAACTCGACCGGCAGCCCCGCCTCGGCAAACCAGCCTTTCTTGTCGGCGATCTCGATCCAGTATTCGCCCGGCCAGTAGTAGCGGGGAAGCCGCATGGACAGGCCCGTGGTATGGGGGCGCTCCACGCTCGTCGCCCCGAACCGCCACCAGATCGCAGCGGCGATGGCGAGGACGACGAGTAAGGCAGTGCTAAGTGCAAGACGCTTCATCGCGATTCCAATCCGAAATCAAAACCTCACTCCCATCGCCACCACGGTGTCGAACGAATCGTGGCGGCCCAGGGCGGTGGCGCCGGAGTTGATGGTGGCGAACGAGTTGGTCAGCCCGGAGCGCGCCAGCGCGTCGCCGGGGATGCAGTAGCCAAGCAGCACGTTCAGCCAGAACCAATCGTTCGGGTACCATTCGACGACCAGGTTGAACTCGCTGCCGGTTAGCCGCAGCGACCAGTCCACACCCTCGATCGAGACCCGAGGCGCCGCCGAGCCGGCATCTTGCCCGAGCACCAGTCGGCTAACCACGGTCAGAATCGCCCCGGCCAGCGCCGCGCGTTTCGGCAATGCCCGCATGCATCGTCCTAGCCGGGGCCGACTGCCGCAACACTCATGCCGTTGCGGTCGCGCAATCACGGCTGGTGATTTGGCGCGCTAGGAATCTAGGCGAGTGGCAGTTCTGCGAACGAATTCAGCAGCTAAGAAGAAATGCCCGTCGGCCGAGTCCGACAGCAGGTCGGACTTACTGCCGCCGGGGCGTGCTTTCGGGTCGTCTTGAATGCTATGGTCCACGCCCGGCAACGCCATCATTCGGAGCAAGGAGCTATCATGCCGCAATCCGATCTGTCGCCTTCGTCTTCCGCCCACGGCAACGGTGGTAGAATCGATGGTCTTCCCCGCTTGGCGGATCTCAGCTCGCCGGTCGGGCAGAGCGAGACGTTCCAGGTGCTGCTGTCGCTTGCGGAGCGCAAGACGGGCCTGATTCCCGCACCGCTACTTGCCACTCACGTGCTGTCGGTAACCAGCGCGGGGGACTGGCCGCTGCAACGGGCGGCGATGGAGGCGTTACTGCGCCGCTGCAAGTTCGCCAAGCAGGACGCCCTCGAGGTCGCTTCGCGTCCGGCCGGCAAGGGCATGTACGGCCAGTACAAGACCAAGCGCGCCGGTTCGAGCGAGCGCCCGTACACCACGTTACTGGCAGGATTCGAACCGTTGCGCGCCAGTTGCGACTGTGCCGACTTCGTGCGCAACTCGCTGGGGATCTGCAAGCACGTGCTCACCGTGCTCGACGATCTCGCCGGCCGCGGGCACAGCCTCGCGAACGGGCAAGCGGCGCCGCCACCACCGCAGCGGCCTTGCGTGCACTGGCATCCGGTTCGCCCACTGACCGGCAAGGGCGACTGGCTCGAACGCGTCAGCCTGATCGCCGGCGGGGACGGCGGCTCATTGCCGGCCAATCTCAGCAAGTGGTTTTGTCGCAGCGATACGGGAGCACTGATTCCCGACCCCGCTCACGCGGGCACACCCCGCGGCCGCCTCGGGCTGGTGAATGCGCTCCTGTCGTTGGCAGCATCCCAACCCCGACGCCGCAGTGGGGACGGCGTGGCTATGGAGCCGGCGCTACGTCTCCTACTCGCAACGGAAAAGGAAAGCCTGGAACGTATCATCGGCAACCAGGTTGCGGCGCCGGCGTTTCAGCGGGCCTTGCACTCTCTCAAGCGCAAGCTGTACCCGTACCAAAGCGAGGGCGTCGAACGCTTCCTGACGGCGGGCCGGCTCTTGCTCGCTGACGATATGGGCCTGGGCAAGACCGTGCAGGCCATCGCCGCGGGTCACGCATTGTGGGCTACCGGCAAGGTGCAGCGCGGCTTGCTCATCGTGCCGGCCAGTCTCAAGCCGCAGTGGCTGCGGGAGTGGCAGCTTTTCACTGACACGCCGATCGCCGTCGTCGAGGGCGGGCCGGCGCAGCGCTGGGCGGCCTACCGCAAGCAGGCCAAGGGTTTCCTGATCGCCAACTACGAGCAGGTGCTGCGCGACCTCGAGCACATGTATGGATGGCGACCGGACCTCGTCGTGCTCGATGAGGCCCAGCGCATCAAGAACTGGGCGACCAAGACCGCGGCCTATGTAAAGAAGCTGCGGCCGAAATATCGGCTGGTTTTGACCGGCACCCCGATGGAGAACC
Above is a genomic segment from Deltaproteobacteria bacterium containing:
- a CDS encoding DEAD/DEAH box helicase; translation: MPQSDLSPSSSAHGNGGRIDGLPRLADLSSPVGQSETFQVLLSLAERKTGLIPAPLLATHVLSVTSAGDWPLQRAAMEALLRRCKFAKQDALEVASRPAGKGMYGQYKTKRAGSSERPYTTLLAGFEPLRASCDCADFVRNSLGICKHVLTVLDDLAGRGHSLANGQAAPPPPQRPCVHWHPVRPLTGKGDWLERVSLIAGGDGGSLPANLSKWFCRSDTGALIPDPAHAGTPRGRLGLVNALLSLAASQPRRRSGDGVAMEPALRLLLATEKESLERIIGNQVAAPAFQRALHSLKRKLYPYQSEGVERFLTAGRLLLADDMGLGKTVQAIAAGHALWATGKVQRGLLIVPASLKPQWLREWQLFTDTPIAVVEGGPAQRWAAYRKQAKGFLIANYEQVLRDLEHMYGWRPDLVVLDEAQRIKNWATKTAAYVKKLRPKYRLVLTGTPMENRIEELASLLDWVDDFALEPKWRLQPWHSTYTDGKKEVGGARHLDTLRQRLSGSMVRRVRSEVLRQLPPRTDTTVTVELTEAQREEHDALIQPIAQLVAIARRRPLAQAQFLRLMSLLTTQRIIANGLGQVQFATVWPAISQVRQPDAALVQTLSSPKLLELREIVTQLALEQGRKVVVFSQWRRMLQLAHWAVAGLLGERGVRAVFFTGHEGQQRRTQNIVEFHDDPNTRVLFATDAGGVGLNLQRAASSCINIELPWNPAVLEQRIGRIYRMGQKQPIDVYNLVSEASIEGRIAALVSGKRALFTGLFDGDSDEVRFDRSGSFLARLEQIVEPVQVPDLPENRDGADDTEAADRETDGVVGAADESQDVAAATAAAASTLLVGAAPPSAVDVKSLFAALEIRRSERGGITIEAPPEAAATLAALFEGMATMLRAQAAA
- a CDS encoding PAS domain S-box protein — encoded protein: MLAPNAFGDTAELITPEAGQPLMRADARQSGYLGYRGSGWHLLLDQPTALAFRPLTELARTITAIFAAATLLFATLAFGAGWLLVRPITDLARVARRVQRGDLLARAVLSSSSSSEVTSLQAAFNDMLEALNRSSEALRGSEERYRQLVELSPDGISLVDAEGNVCALNRQGVAMFGFASAEEAIGRKLFELIAPEETARVALEMEKAFSEGTLSGGEYILRRQDGGVFPAEVRASLLYDRSGKVQGVISVIRDVSDRRISEKERAHLLAELQRSNAELEQFAYVASHDLQEPLRMVAGFLQLLERRYKRQLDRDAQEFIGYAVDGAKRMQVLISDLLRYSRVTTHGKEFTSVDCEAALSTAASNLQAAIAESGAVIRRGALPTVPGDGMQLAQLFQNLLGNAIKYRGERKPEIHVSATRDDQPGAAQPPTWVGAAEGQSPRWVFSVRDNGIGIDPQYFEQVFVLFRRLHRSEEYAGTGIGLALCKKIVERHGGHIWLESVPGQGTTFYFTIPVGAGYAATAFLSS
- a CDS encoding ABC transporter substrate-binding protein, producing the protein MKRLALSTALLVVLAIAAAIWWRFGATSVERPHTTGLSMRLPRYYWPGEYWIEIADKKGWFAEAGLPVELIDTNPDYAASLRDVMAGKLDSNSFALFDLIKLDLEGADLVFVIKVDDSAGVEAIVARPEIGRLADLCGHSIGVDRAGSSLRRAPNGVTRSDSRCRPNARSARCSLPTPSATPRS